The following coding sequences lie in one Heliangelus exortis chromosome 8, bHelExo1.hap1, whole genome shotgun sequence genomic window:
- the PTPRC gene encoding receptor-type tyrosine-protein phosphatase C yields the protein MFLWLKLLAFGVALLGQDALVKGEESLANASTPSVSPPPARSTSLSPPGTAEVAESATTAPDDYNSTSLHSTISPISMPANTGIIPTHTIGDKPAHSYHSYDTESTENVLDVVSTSHLPPMLCERTPNTNLLTNIFILFSFLIEASVVTTGESCDDIVYYIESATDQNNMATVTLKNLKTNRQYFILETNQTLSVNSSKLLLRRCMRYTVKVEKCPDRYLTIPPDSSKNPFKVGAQTSTSAKLCWDNSLVCANVTVSCKGLPDFIELNKTCKELDSLSPNHQYNCTGTVQFFEKETVNQAFSIATDYGAPEAPEYIEVVCGARNVSVTWEKPSDTSKGPIDGYVVTCSNRKAEYVTATKFICQGLEPYTRGSVSVTPYTNSKYNNRQYVGKTGRYNFTTKSAEPQPVTDVNAILTADNAVQIKCKSQQVYGPKQVFELTWENDGTWYESPDCDFKKENLLYLTNYTFQILVNNGEYQGQPVKRSIRTRYNSKALIIFLVFLIILTSISLLLVLYKIYDLHKKKLSNSSEGVNLVTVKDDDRQLLNIDPIPSEQLLDTYKRKIADEGRLFLDEFQSIPRVFTKFSIKEAKKSHNQNKNRYIDILPYDHNRVELSEIPGDLGSDYINASYIDGFKEPRKYIAAQGPKDETTDDFWRMIWEQKATVIVMVTRCEEGKRNKCAQYWPSMENGSATYGDIVVKINESKTCPDYVIQKLHISHGRERTAGREITHIQFTSWPDHGVPEDPHLLLKLRRRVKALSNFFSGPIVVHCSAGVGRTGTYIGIDAMLEGLDAEGRVDVYGYVVKLRRQRCLMVQVESQYILIHQALVEYNQYGETEVSLSELHSYLNNLKRRDPPSDPSLLEAEFQRLPSYKGWRTQNTGNREENKSKNRNANIIPYDFNRVPIRHEDESIKEKQQHDSDASSDEDSDSEESSKYINASFIPGYWGPKAMIATQAPLQETISDFWQMVFQRKVKVIVMLTELKEGDRELCAQYWGEEKQTYDVIEVQMTDVNSCPSYTTRAFDVTHLKTKETQKVYQYQYHKWSGFDVPENPKDLVSMVLHLKQKLPDRPFTEDKSIRSVPLVVHCHDGSQQTGVFCALMTLLESAEIEKVVDVFQVVKALRRSRLGMVSTFEHYQFLYDTIASTYPAQNGQIKKNSHQQDKVQLCSEVEKTDKEDDLITIDLSPSTADKKEISEVCDDSKAADSMRGTESSTNGPTNPVLT from the exons GAGAAGAAAGTCTGGCAAATGCCAGCACTCCCTCTGTGTCACCTCCACCTGCACGCTCCACATCACTCTCACCTCCAGGCACTGCTGAAG tGGCTGAGTCAGCAACGACGGCACCTG ATGATTACAATTCAACATCCTTGCACAGCACCATCTCACCAATCAGCATGCCAGCAAACACTGGGATCATCCCTACTCACACAATAGGTGACAAACCTGCACACAGTTATCACAGTTATGAtactgaaagcacagaaaatgtttt AGATGTAGTCAGTACCAGTCACCTTCCTCCAATGTTATGTGAAAGGACACCAAATACAAACCTGCTGACCAAcatcttcattttgttttccttccttataGAAGCTTCTGTAGTGACAACTGGAGAATCCTGTG atgaTATTGTCTATTATATAGAAAGTGCAACAGACCAAAATAACATGGCTACAGTTACACTAAAAAATCTCAAAACCAACAGACAATATTTTATTCTGGAGACTAACCAGACCTTAAGTGTGAATTCCAGCAAACTTCTGTTGCGGAGATGCATGAGATACACAGTTAAAGTTGAAAAATGTCCAGACAGATACCTTACTATTCCACCTG ACAGCAGCAAGAATCCTTTCAAAGTTGGGGCTCAAACAAGCACATCTGCAAAGTTGTGCTGGGACAATTCATTGGTCTGTGCTAATGTGACTGTGAGCTGCAAAG gTTTGCCAGACTTTAtagaattaaataaaacttgtaAAGAGCTGGACTCTTTATCACCCAACCATCAGTACAATTGCACTGGTACTGTACAGTTTTTTGAAAAGGAGACTGTCAACCAAGCCTTCAGCATAGCAACAGATTATGGTG CTCCAGAAGCACCAGAATACATTGAGGTAGTTTGTGGTGCCAGAAATGTATCAGTTACATGGGAGAAACCTAGTGACACTTCAAAGGGCCCAATAGATGGCTACGTGGTGACATGCAGTAACAGAA aggCAGAATACGTCACAGCAACTAAATTTATTTGCCAAGGATTAGAACCTTATACCAGAGGTTCTGTGAGTGTGACACCATATACAAACAGCAAATATAATAATAGACAATATGTGGGAAAAACTGGAAGATATAACTTTACAACAAAATCAGCAG AACCACAGCCAGTGACTGATGTTAATGCAATATTGACAGCTGATAATGCTGTCCAAATTAAGTGCAAAAGTCAACAAGTGTATGGACCAAAACAAGTATTTGAATTGACTTGGGAAAATGATGGAACATGGTACGAGAGCCCTGACTgtgactttaaaaaagaaaatctgttgtACTTGACAAACTATACATTTCAG ATCTTAGTGAATAATGGAGAATATCAGGGGCAGCCAGTAAAGAGGAGTATAAGAACCAGAT ATAACTCTAAAGCCTTGATTATATTTTTGGTGTTCTTGATCATTTTGACATCAATTTCTTTACTACTGGTGCTGTACAAAATCTATGATCTTCACAAAAAAAAGCTCAG CAATTCTTCTGAAGGCGTGAACCTTGTTACAG TTAAAGATGATGACAGGCAACTGCTGAACATAGACCCCATACCCTCAGAGCAATTGCTGGACACGTACAAGAGGAAGATTGCTGATGAAGGGAGACTTTTCTTGGATGAATTTCAG AGTATTCCTAGAGTTTTCACTAAATTTTCAATAAAGGAGGCCAAAAAAAGCCATAATCAGAACAAAAATCGTTACATTGATATCCTTCCAT atgatCATAATCGTGTTGAGCTCTCAGAGATCCCAGGGGACCTAGGATCAGATTACATCAATGCAAGTTATATTGAT GGCTTCAAAGAACCAAGAAAATACATTGCTGCACAAG GGCCCAAGGATGAAACCACTGATGATTTCTGGAGAATGATCTGGGAACAGAAGGCAACAGTTATTGTTATGGTGACTCGTtgtgaggaagggaagagg AACAAATGTGCCCAGTACTGGCCATCAATGGAGAATGGATCTGCAACATATGGGGACATAGTTGTGAAGATCAATGAAAGTAAAACGTGTCCAGACTATGTCATTCAGAAACTACACATCTCACAC ggaagagaaaggacagCTGGAAGAGAAATCACTCACATTCAGTTCACAAGCTGGCCTGACCACGGAGTCCCTGAGGATCCACACCTCCTTCTCAAACTCCGACGCAGAGTTAAAGCTCTCAGCAACTTTTTTAGTGGCCCAATAGTGGTTCATTGCAG TGCTGGTGTTGGGCGTACTGGGACATACATAGGAATTGATGCCATGCTGGAGGGCTTGGATGCAGAAGGCAGAGTGGACGTTTATGGCTACGTTGTGAAGCTACGGCGGCAGCGCTGCCTCATGGTGCAAGTAGAG TCACAGTACATCCTTATCCATCAAGCACTAGTGGAATACAATCAGTATGGAGAAACAGAGGTCAGTCTCTCAGAACTGCATTCCTATCTTAACAATCTGAAAAGAAGAGATCCTCCAAGTGATCCTTCCCTGCTGGAGGCAGAGTTTCAG AGATTACCTTCCTATAAGGGATGGCGGACACAGAACACTGGGAATcgtgaggaaaataaaagtaaaaataggAATGCCAACATAATTCCAT ATGACTTTAATCGAGTGCCCATCAGACATGAAGATGAAAGCATTAAGGAGAAGCAACAACATGATTCAGATGCTTCCTCAGATGAGGACAGTGACTCTGAAGAATCCAGCAAGTACATCAATGCTTCCTTCATACCA GGTTACTGGGGTCCAAAAGCCATGATTGCAACACAGGCACCACTGCAGGAGACCATCTCTGACTTCTGGCAAAtggttttccaaagaaaagtcAAAGTCATTGTTATGCTGACAGAGCTGAAAGAAGGAGATCGG GAACTCTGTGCACAGtactggggagaagaaaaacaaacatatgATGTCATAGAAGTTCAAATGACAGATGTCAATTCTTGCCCTAGCTACACCACACGAGCATTTGATGTTACACATCTGAAG acaaaagaaacacagaaagtgTATCAGTATCAGTATCATAAATGGAGTGGCTTTGATGTTCCAGAAAATCCCAAAGATTTAGTCAGCATGGTTCTCCACCTGAAACAAAAACTCCCAGACAGACCATTCACTGAGGACAAGAGCATCCGCAGTGTCCCTCTTGTCGTCCACTGCCA TGATGGATCACAGCAGACTGGTGTATTTTGTGCTTTAATGACCCTCTTGGAAAgtgcagaaatagaaaaagtagTAGATGTTTTCCAAGTAGTAAAAGCTCTTCGGCGCAGCAGGCTGGGAATGGTCTCCACCTTT